A genomic segment from Sciurus carolinensis chromosome 1, mSciCar1.2, whole genome shotgun sequence encodes:
- the Ctrc gene encoding chymotrypsin-C, with protein MLGITVLAALLAHASSCGVPSIAPNLSARVVGGENAVPHSWPWQISLQYLRDDTWRHTCGGTLIASNFVLTAAHCISNTLTYRVALGKNDLTVEDEAGSVFVGVDTIYVHEKWNSFLVRNDIALIKLAEPVELSDTIQVACLPEEGSVLSQDYPCFVTGWGLLWTNGPIADQLQQGLQPVVSHATCSRWDWWSYLVTRNMVCAGGDGVTSACNGDSGGPLNCQAENGAWEVHGIVSFGSGQSCNTRKKPTVFTRVSAYIDWIHQVRPAPGPGLGHAHSPPRTLIGDARAARDRADLELGSVKDSPELRPPTLASAHT; from the exons ATGCTGGGTATCACGGTTCTTGCTGCGCTCCTGGCCCATG cctccagctgcGGTGTCCCCAGCATCGCACCCAACCTGTCGGCcagggtggtgggaggggagaaCGCCGTGCCCCACAGCTGGCCCTGGCAG ATCTCTCTCCAGTACCTCAGGGATGACACCTGGAGACACACGTGCGGGGGCACCTTGATCGCCAGCAACTTTGTCCTCACAGCTGCTCACTGCATCAG CAACACCCTGACCTACCGCGTGGCCCTGGGGAAGAACGATCTGACGGTGGAGGACGAGGCGGGCTCCGTGTTCGTGGGCGTGGACACCATCTACGTCCACGAGAAGTGGAACTCCTTCCTGGTGCG CAACGACATTGCCCTCATCAAACTGGCGGAGCCCGTGGAGCTGAGTGACACCATCCAGGTGGCCTGCCTGCCAGAGGAGGGCTCTGTGCTGTCTCAGGACTACCCCTGCTTTGTCACCGGCTGGGGTCTCCTCTGGA ccaaTGGCCCCATTGCTGACCAGCTGCAGCAGGGCCTGCAGCCCGTGGTCAGCCACGCCACGTGCTCCAGATGGGACTGGTGGAGCTACCTGGTGACGAGAAACATGGTCTGCGCCGGGGGCGACGGCGTCACCTCCGCCTGCAAC GGGGACTCGGGCGGCCCGCTGAACTGCCAGGCGGAGAACGGCGCCTGGGAGGTGCACGGCATCGTCAGCTTCGGCTCCGGCCAGAGCTGCAACACGCGCAAGAAGCCCACCGTCTTCACCCGCGTGTCCGCCTACATCGACTGGATCCACCAGGtgcgccccgcccccggccccgggCTCGGCCACGCCCACTCCCCGCCCCGCACTCTCATTGGAGACGCGCGGGCTGCGCGCGACCGCGCTGACCTTGAGTTGGGCTCTGTGAAGGACAGTCCTGAACTCCGTCCACCCACCCTGGCTTCAGCGCACACTTAG